The sequence AGCCTACTTTCCCACTATCTATATACCAATACCAATTGTTTTTCTGGAAGAAAAAACTATCCGAtaataaatactataaaaatcaaaagaaaccACTCGttgaagatatgtcattttaCCCTTTCAAACACGTATTTTAGCCTTTTCAcctaaatatttaatctttaaaatgaTTCTCTAGACATATCGTCTAAtccttttcattattatttttataagttcGGATCGAAATTTTCTTGGTCGTATCAATAAGCTTTCATTAGGTCAATTCTAACATAGTTTGTAGGCAAGTTGAATAAAAGTTGTATTTCTTCtccatattaatattatacaattcacttattctttttttcagaATAGGTGATAtatttagcaattttttttatgacaaATATATAGAGAAACTATTCTAAAAAACATATAGACAAATGTAAAATGTTTTCtaaaaacagaagaaaattGGGTGACAAATGTAAGAATTTTGTTTGCTGACATCACCTGAATCTTGTTCGGTTCTTCTAATCCCTATTTAGATCCCTTCTTCCCTTAACTGAGGGTGGATCTGGAAGGGACATTTTGGTCTTCTCAGACCTTCCCGTAGACCCTCTAATCACGCAGTATTCACTCGCGTGCTCGACACTGCCCAATCATATACATTCTAACCGCAGAAACTTCCATTTTATATACGggacacaattaaattaagcCTTTCATCTATCAAAATCTCTTGTAATTACCGTGGAAtgagaatatatattatatggtCATTTGTGGGTCCAGCAGATTCTCTACACTTGCCCtgaaaaaataagtaaaattgcAAATATCAAATTTCAAGATTCTCCTCTATATTTGGACGCTATATATACCCCTTGCCTCTCGACTTCAATATTCAGCTCTGCAAAACCTCTGTATTTTCACTCTCTTCGTTTCAGCCTCTGCTTCTCCAATTCCGATCAAATGGCGCTTCGTAAATCACTCTCGGAGCGCCTTTTCGACGGTTATAGAACTACCTCACACGCTGTATCTTTAGAATACCCACTTATCTATCTCAAATCCACTATTCCGCCCCCAAATCCAGCCAAAACTAACTTCCACAGAGAGTACCTCACCTCGCCGGGGGCCTCCGGGAAAGGATTTTTCCAGAGATTTCTTCACCGTAGGGCGATAAACCAGCTCCCTGAATTCCTGTCCGCTCCTGTCGGTGAGAAGCTACGAGAGGGTCTCAAAGGCATCAACATTACCAAAGACCGGCTCCGCCTGGATGAAGTCGCTCCCCCAACGTTCACCGGAGACGTAAATTTGTTCGGAATATCGGTACAGGATGCGAGAAAAGTGTTGAGGATTTCTCAggtggagaaattgaaagcGAGGCTTAGGGAGATCCCAAAGAGCTCGGTTTTGTATTCTGAGTTTGTTCAGATCTGTGTAGAAGAGTGTGGAAATGAAGATCAAGGTATTGAGTTCGCTAAGATGTTGGATCAGTCTGCAACCGTCATCGTTTTGGGGAATATCGTGTTTCTCCGACCCGAGCAGGtattagagaaaaataattatttctagtTTTGCTTTTGTTATGTTTTTTTAGTGATTTGACGTAACTAACTTGTCTTTAGTGAACAGATTCTGGTATGTATGATCCCGTAATTCAGAAAAACAAGGAGCACGTGTTTTAGCCTTAGGGCGTCAATAATGAAACTGTTTGAAACGCTCTAATTCAAGAACAGTCTATGCTTGAATAACCCCCAAAGATAATAGGGAGAAAGCATTGCCTGTGAAAAATGGAAATTTCTTTGACGGTTGATGAACGAGAGTTAAGCGAAATGAAACGGAATCACGCAGGGCGGTTTTGAAACCGAAGATAATAcgtttatattttgaaattttgccATTGATTGATATGTTGTTATGTGGACCCTTAATAGACCTTTATCCCCGTTAAGAGAAGGCTATATTTAGATGGAGAAATCTGATTCTTCGTAGGAAATGGGTTGCAAGTGGCATGCATGCAATTGTTTTAGGTCCACTTGCTTTCCCTCTGGCTTCTTGGCTAGCAATAGATTATACTTTTCTGGATGGATAATAGTGATTTTCTGATATAAAATCTATTCAAATCTGAGAGTTTTCTTTTGATTAACAGGTGGCCAAATCAATGGAGAATATAATCTCTCAATCAATTGCTATTCCAAATGATCCGAAAAGAAAACACCTGGAGCACATGGAGTTGCAAAAAGCTATAATAGACCAAAAGGCCCGAGCCCAAGTTAAAGGGGAGCTTTACTGTGGACTTGGGTTCATGGTGGCTCAAACACTTGGGTTCATGAGGCTCACCTTTTGGGAACTCAGCTGGGATGTGATGGAGCCTATATGTTTTTTCGTCACATCCCTTCACTTCGCACTTGCCTATGTTTTTTTCCTTAGGACATCCGTTGAGCCTTCTTTTGAAGGTTACTTCCAACGCAGGTTCAAGGCCAAGCAGCGGAAACTCATGAAAATTCACAATTTTGATATCGAAAATTATAATAAGCTCCGAAAAGCATTCTATCCTAACATCAATGATGGTTTCCCTCGAGCGGAACATTACAAGCCCTTCGGCGGTGAAGATGAAATGTTACTGAAGTTAAAATGATCTTCCATTTTTCCTGTTATAAAGTggtacaagaaaacaaaaacaacaaGCTTTGATGGTAGTTTTTCCTTCAAGTATTGTGTAAGGGCTCTGTTTGATTTATGTACTTGAAGGTTTCAGGAGGCGATGGAAAGAAGTTATGGacttttcagttttatttagaattagGGCCCTTGGTAAATAGTGAGTTgatgtatatattttgaaCACAGTAGCTAGATTTGGGGCCAAGTCTTCAGTAGTTTTAGACTGGGCCTTGACCCTCGTCAGTTGTTTTTGCTGGACTTGCCCACTGTCCACTGTGGGATAGGTTCCTCCTCAACAAACTATGTTCCTCCTTTGTAAAGCAGTTGTTTAATTTAATGGTAGAAGCTATATTTGCCCCCTTTTTCTTAAGATAAGTCTAAGGCGAAACTCTTCTCCTTTCCGTTAACTTCAGTGGCATTCAAGTTCAGATATCTTTCTCTACAATTGACATTTTTCATTGGGTATCAATTTCTACTTTTTTCCGGAGAAATTAAGAGTTTCTAAAATgattatcaattataatagaaaataaaattagagtaaaagCTAGCATTATGGAAATGGATTTCGAGAAACTTATGGATGTATAAAGAATGTGCGTATGAAGTAgcaatacaaatattatttatttatttatgattaatttAGTTGTTAAATCTGTTACACCCTGTGAAACATGTTTGAACAATTATAATGTTTAGCAACAATGGAAAACCTCTGCAAAGATGACATATATTGGGATGATAAGGCATCTCCTTCCATTCCTGTTGTCTCAGCAGATTATGGGCCAAACCGACAGCACACATCGCATAACCTGAATAGAGTAAGTTTTAAGTTGTGGCACTTATGAGAAACCATACAAAGCTTAGCCCATAAATGATGACATCCTAGTAATTGGCCAACAAATACAGAGCTGGACCCATTTCTCTGCAGATGGGGTTGCTAATAGAACTCTCTCGACCAACGTGCACAAGCAAAT is a genomic window of Ricinus communis isolate WT05 ecotype wild-type chromosome 2, ASM1957865v1, whole genome shotgun sequence containing:
- the LOC8260941 gene encoding calcium uniporter protein 4, mitochondrial; the protein is MALRKSLSERLFDGYRTTSHAVSLEYPLIYLKSTIPPPNPAKTNFHREYLTSPGASGKGFFQRFLHRRAINQLPEFLSAPVGEKLREGLKGINITKDRLRLDEVAPPTFTGDVNLFGISVQDARKVLRISQVEKLKARLREIPKSSVLYSEFVQICVEECGNEDQGIEFAKMLDQSATVIVLGNIVFLRPEQVAKSMENIISQSIAIPNDPKRKHLEHMELQKAIIDQKARAQVKGELYCGLGFMVAQTLGFMRLTFWELSWDVMEPICFFVTSLHFALAYVFFLRTSVEPSFEGYFQRRFKAKQRKLMKIHNFDIENYNKLRKAFYPNINDGFPRAEHYKPFGGEDEMLLKLK